The nucleotide sequence GATCATCGCGCGGGCGGCGGCGTCCGCGTCGCCGACCGGCGGCGGCACGTCCAGGACGACCTTGTCCAGCAGCGCCTCCACGCCGATGCCGGTCTTGGCCGAGACCCGCAGGACGTCCTCCGGCTGGCAGCCGATGAGATTCGCCAGCTCCTCGGAGAACTTCTCGGGCTGGGCGGCCGGCAGGTCGATCTTGTTCAGCACCGGGACGATGGTGAGGTCGTTCTCCATCGCCAGGTACAGGTTGGCGAGCGTCTGCGCCTCGATGCCCTGGGCGGCGTCCACCAGGAGCACCGTGCCCTCGCAGGCCGCGAGGGAGCGGGACACCTCGTACGTGAAGTCCACGTGGCCCGGTGTGTCGATCATGTTCAGGACATGCGTCCTGCCCTTCTCGTCACCCGTGGTGGGCGCCCAGGGCAGCCGGACGGCCTGGGACTTGATGGTGATGCCGCGCTCGCGCTCGATGTCCATCCGGTCGAGATACTGGGCGCGCATCTGCCGCTGGTCGACCACTCCCGTCAGCTGGAGCATCCGGTCGGCGAGCGTCGACTTGCCGTGGTCGATGTGCGCGATGATGCAGAAGTTGCGGAGCAGCGCCGGGTCCGTACGGCTGGGCTCGGGCACGTGGATAGGGGTCGCGGGCACGCAGGGTCCTGATTCTTGAGACGCGCGGCGTCTCGTCTCGGGTCGACATCGGATCGATACGTAGCCTCCATCGTCCCACGGGCGCGGGGCTGCGCCCGGTTTGGGCCGGTCGGACGGTGACTGGTAACCTGAACAGCTGTGTCTTGACACGGCACTGTCGAAGATCATCCAGTTTCATCGAACCTGAAAAGGCTCTTTCGTGGCGAACATCAAGTCCCAGATCAAGCGGAACAAGACCAACGAGAAGGCGCGCCTGCGCAACAAGGCCGTCAAGTCGTCGCTCAAGACCGCGATCCGCAAGGCCCGTGAGGCCGCCGCAGCCGGTGACGTCGAGCAGGCCACGGTGGCCGCTCGCGAGGCGTCCCGCAAGCTCGACAAGGCTGCCTCGAAGGGTGTCATCCACAAGAACGCGGCCGCCAACAAGAAGTCGGCGATCGCCGCCCGGGTTGCCTCCCTCCAGGGCTGAGCGCTTCCCGCTCTCCGCTCTATTGATTTGAACCAGTGATTTGATCGCCGGAAGGGACTCAGCGGGCCCTCTCTACCGCTCCTGACCGGCATCACCGGAGCCGCACACCGAACTGCGTTCGCCACGCGGGTGCGGATCCACAGGGTTTACACCGAAGGCCCCGGCACTGTCCTCCCCAGGACGGTGCCGGGGCCTTCGGCGTGCCGGTCGGGGCCCTGGGCGCGTCGGCCTTCAGTGGTACGGGGTCGGCAGGTGTCGGTCAGCGGGTGGCGGTCAGCGGTTGGCGCCCGATCTCGCGGCTGCCGCGATGGCGACGACCGCCTTCTCCAGCGCGTACTCGGGGTCGTCACCGCCGCCCTTGACCCCGGCGTCGGCCGCGGCCACGGCGCGCAGGGCAGCGGCGACCCCGTCCGGGGTCCAGCCGCGCATCTGCTGCCGGACCCGGTCGATCTTCCACGGCGGCATCCCCAGCTCCCGCGCGAGGTCGGCGGGACGGCCACCACGGGCCGACGAGAGCTTGCCGATGGCCCGTACGCCCTGCGCCAGCGCGCTGGTGATCAGTACGGGCGCCACTCCGGTCGACAGCGACCAGCGCAGCGCTTCGAGCGCGTCGGCGGCCCTGCCCTCCACGGCCCGGTCGGCGACGGTGAAGCTGGACGCCTCGGCGCGGCCCGTGTAGTAGCGGGCGACCACCGCCTCGTCGACCGTGCCCTCCACGTCCGAGGCGAGCTGCGAGACGGCGCTCGCCAGCTCCCTCAGGTCGCTGCCGATCGCGTCCACCAGGGACTGACACGCCTCGGGCGTCGCCGACCGGCCCAGCGCCCGGAACTCCGACCTGACGAAGGAGAGCCGCTCGGCCGGCTTGGTGGTCTTGGGGCAGGCGACCTCGCGGGCGCCGGCCTTGCGGGCGGCGTCCAGCAGGCCCTTGCCCTTGGCGCCGCCCGCGTGCAGCAGGACGAGCGTGATCTCCTCGGCCGGGTTGTCGAGGTAGGACTTGACGTCCTTGATCGTGTCGGCGGGCAGATCCTGCGCGTTGCGCACGATGACGACCTTGCGCTCGGCGAACAGCGACGGGCTCGTCAGCTCGGCGAGGGTGCCGGGCTGGAGCTGTTCGGGCGTCAGATCGCGTACGTCGGTGTCGGCGTCGGAGACGCGAGCAGCCGCCACCACCTGCTGGACGGCGCGGTCGAGCAGCAGATCCTCCTGGCCCACGGCGAGCGTGAGGGGGGCGAGGAGGTCGTCGGGGGAAGACTTTCTGGTGGCCATCGGGATCCAGGATGGCACGCCCCACTGACAGCGCGGCCCGCGGTGGCGGCGGGAGGTACCGGACCTACGGACGCACGGACCTACGGCGCTTCCCGCCAGCCGTCCAGCTCGGCCACGAAGTCGTCGAGCGCCGTGGCGTCCAGCCGCGCCTGCGGGTCCTCCACCACCACGAGCCATTGGGCGTCCTCGGCGTCGTCCTCGCCGGCCAGCGCGTCCCGTACGAGCTGCGGCTCGTCGCTCACCCCGAAGCGGTCGGCCAGCTCGCGCGCCACCTCTTCGGCGGCGTCGCGGTCGGGCAGCACCAGTACGTGTCTCATGGTTCGGCAGGATATCGGCGGCGCGGAGGCGGGGCCGGTTCGCCCGGCTCAGGCTTCGCCGGTCTTGGGGACGATCTGGATGTCGAGGTCGATCCTGATGCTGGAGCCGACGACGGCGATGCCGCGCGCCAGCATGGACTGCCAGTTGACGGTGTAGTCCTCGCGGTGCAGCTCGGTCGACGCGCGGATGGCGGCGCGCGTCTCGCCCTCCATGCCGTTGCCGAGCCCGAGGTACTGGGCTTCGAGCGTGACCGTGCGGGTGACGCCGTGCAGGGTGAGGGCGCCGTTGATCGCCCAGTTGTTGCCGCCGCGGTGTGTGATGCGGTCGCTGTAGAACTCCAGCGTGGGGTAGTTCGCCACGTCGAGGAAGTCCGCCGAGCGCAGGTGGTCGTCGCGCATCTGCACGTTGGTGTCGATGGAGGCGGCGCCGATGACGACGTGCATCGCGGACTGGTCCATCGTCGGGCCGATCCGGATCGCGCCGGCGAAGTTGTCGAAGCGGCCGTGCACCCGGGCGAGACCGATGTGACGGGCGATGAAACCGATCCGGGAGTGGGCCGGTTCGATCTCCCACTCGCCGGGGGCCGGCAGCGGGAGCGAGGGCGCTATCTGGAGCGTGATGTCGCCGAGGCCGACGAACTGCCCGCTCTCCGCGACCGAGACACTGCCCCGGTGCGGGCTGAAGCTCTCGGCCGAGACGGCCAGCCGGTACTCCCCGATGGGGACCATCGCCACGATCGTGCCGAAGGGGTCGGTCTCACCGCTGACGATCTTGCGGCCGTTCTGGTCGCTCAGCGTGAACTCGGCGTTCCTGACCGGCTCCCCGACGGGGTCGATCACCCGGCAGGTGAAGAGTCCCGCGCCTTGCGGCACGGAGAGTCCGGAGAGCGGGTTGTTCTTCTGACTCGCGGCCGTCTGTCGGCCGAGCAAGCGGCTGATCATGGTGTGCGTACCCCTGTGCTATTGGCCCTGCGAGGCCGCACCGGGCTCTCGACGTCGTCGTCGGGGCGGCGGCCCTTGACGAATAGGCATTCGATCACTCTTGCGTTGTTCGAGGCAAACGTACCGCCAAGTAGAGGTCCCGACCGTTACGAGCTGTTACCTGTCCGTGGCCGTACGACGGGCACCCGGTCGAGCCGCAGCCCGAAGTGGTCCCGGTAGGCGGCCGGCACCGCCGCGTCGTCGGACAGCTCCCGCTCCCGCCGCTCGCCGCGCACGGTCGTGACACGGATAGGGATCGACGAATTCAGCCCCGCCGTCGTCCTCGTGTCGGCACGATGGCGCCGTGGACACACAGACTTTGGCGGGAGTGTTCGGCCTGGGCGGCACCGTCGTGGGCGTCGGTGGCACGTTGCTGGGCGGCATCGTTCAACAACGGCACCAGGCCCGAACGGCGCGCGAAGAGCGGGCGGAGGCCCGGGCGGGCGAGGTGGAGTCCCGTGGGAGGGTCGTGGCGGAAAAGGCGCTCGCAGAGCTGTACGAGCTGAGGCGACACGCCCTGACGTGGAAGGTGGGCATGTCGCCGGACGAGCGGAATCAATGGGTGAAGACCGCGAACACCATGGCTGACGATGCCGAGTTGAACGTCGCGCTGATCCCTGCGGCGGACGCGCTGAGGGAGCGTCTGCAAGACGCCCTGAGCGTCGCTCGCAAGTCCTTCTTCGTGGACGCCTACGAATCGGAGCACGAGCCGTACATGAGCGAGTTCGACGCCGGTCACTCCATCGCGCTCCTCTCGGCGTACATGCGAGGCGACGGAGCACTGCCCACACCTACAGAACGCGAACGACGGGAGTGCGCAGCACGCGAGACCCGGCAGGGGCTGTAGCCGCCGAAGCGGAGTTGACGGGATCAGCCCCATGGGACTGATCCCGTCGGCATGTTCAGCCCGTGGACTCAACAGAGACGGGGCCAGATTCAAGATCACTGCGTGCATCGACCGTGGGGCTTCGCGTGTCGGCTCGGACAGTGCGTCGAAAGCCGTCGCCTCTCGCCTGAACGACGAATCGGGGCCGCCTGTCTCGTCCCGGAAGCTGGATAGTGCAGCTCCCCGAGAACCTCGCGAAGTCGAGGCCTCAGGCCTTGTCACCCTCTCCGTCGTCGCCTCTGGAGAAACGGACCTCACGCTTCTCCATCCACCGGTAAGACCAGTCCATCTCGGCCGTGACGGTCTTGATGCTCCCCTCGGGGAGCTGCTCCATGGCGGCTACCAGAGCCGCCTCGACGACGGCGTTGTACGTGGCTCTGACCCGAGCCTCGCCCACTGTCGAGCCAGCGGTCTGGAGGTCGATATCGAGCGTGATCGTCAGGTGCTTCGGCGCGGGATCCTGCGCCATGGTCCCTCCCCAGTAGCGACGTAGGAACCGTCAGTATCGATTCAACAAGCGATCACCGCCATGGAACATGCCAAAAACCCTCAAGTGGGTGTCCCCCGAAGAGAATGTGGCGCGACATGTCCATCGTCCGAGTCTCCTTCACCCGACGGTCAGATCCTGCCCCCGGGGCACCGCCCGCAGTGCGCGGCCGGCGCCCGTGACGGCGATCGCGCCGTTCGTGTCCGTGCGCAGCACGGCCGCTCCCCCGGTGGTGAGCGCGGCGAGGGTTCTGGGCGACGGGTGGCCGTACATGTTGTGCCTCCCCGAGGAGATGAGCGCCAGCCGGGGGTGGATGTGGCGGAGCAGGCCCGGGTCCTGGTGGGCGGAGCCGTGGTGGGCGACCTTGAGGACGTCCACCGGCGGCAGCGCCGGGTTGTCCCGTAGCAGGCTCTGCTGGGCCGCCGGTTCGAGGTCGCCGGGGAGCAGCAGTGTGGGGCCGCCGGCGATCCGTACGAGCAGCGCGACGCTGGAGTCGTTCGGCTCGCCCGTCACGGGTCCCGGTCCCGCGCGCGGCCACAGCACCCGCCAGGCGAGCGGCCCGATGCGGCGCTGCTCGCCCGGCGCGACCGGTACAACGGGCACCCGCGCCGACGCCGCGGTCCTGCGGACGAAGGCGCTCTGCTCGCGGGGCTCGGGGAAGGTGGTCGTCTCCACGGCGCCCACCGCCCGGCCCCGCAACACCCCGGGCAGCCCGGTGACATGGTCGGCGTGGAAGTGGGTGAGCAGCAGCAGCGGGACACGTGTGACGCCGAGATCCCGCAGACAGTTGTCGACGAGGGCGGGCTCGGGTCCCGCGTCCACCACCACCGCCGTGCCGTCGCCTGCGGCGAGCACGGTGGCGTCGCCCTGGCCGACGTCGCACATCGCGAACGTCCAGCCGGGCGGCGGCCATCCGGTAACGATCCGGGTGAGCGGTGGCGGCCGCACCACGGCGAGCAGCAGGAGCACCGTGCACCCGGCGGTCGCCCAGGGGTGGCGGGGTACGTACCGCGCGCCGTACACGGCGAGCGCCGTCAGTACGGCGAGCAGCGCTCCGCCCGGCCAGCCGTCCGGCCAGTCGACCCGCGCGCCCGGCAGCCCGGCTCCGGCGCGCGCGACAGCGGCGATCCACCCGGCGGGCCAGCCGGCGCACCGGGCAAGCAGCTCGGCCACGGGCATGGCGACCGGCGCGAGCCCCAGCGCCGCGAAGCCGAGGACCGTGGCCGGGGCGACCGCCAGCTCGGCGAAGAGATTGCACGGGACGGCCACCAGACTCACCCGCGCGGCGAAGACCACCACGACGGGAGCGCACACGGCCTGCGCGGCCCCGGCCGCCGCCAGCACCTCGGCGAGCCGTCCCGGCACCCCGCGACGGCGCAGCGCCGCGCTCCACCGGGGCGCGATCGTCAGCAGGGAGCCGGTGGCCAGTACGGACAGCAGGAAGCCGTAACCCCGCGCCAGCCAGGGGTCGTAGAGCACCAGTAGCAGAACCGCGGCCGCGAGGGCGGGGAGCAGGGATCTGCGGCGCCCGGTGCCGATGGCGAGCAGCGTGATCACTCCGCAGGCCGCGGCGCGCAGCACGCTCGGCTCCGGGCGGCAGACCACCACGAAGCCCAGGGTGAGCACCCCGCCGAGCAGCGCGGTCGCCCGCAGCGGGATCCCCAGCCGGGCGGCGAGCCCGCGCCGCTCGGCCCGCAGCGCCAGCCCCGGCGGGCCGATCAGCAGCGCGAGGACGATCGCCAGATTGGCTCCGCTGACGGCCGTCAGATGGGCGAGGTCGGTCGCCTTGAACGCCTCGTCCAGCTCCGGCGAGATCCGTGACGTGTCGCCGACGACCAGTCCCGGCAGCAGGGCGCGGGCGTCGGACGGCAGGCCGTCGGTCGCTTCCCGCAGTCCGGCACGCAGCTCACCGGCCCGGCGCTGGAGCCCGGTCGGCGGCCCGCCGACCGCCGGTGGTCCGGCGCCCTCCGCCCGGAGCACCGCCGCGTAGCGCACGTCACCGTCCGTCGGGGGCTCCAGCCGTCCGGTCACCCGCAGCCGGGTGGAGGGCAGCAGCTCCTGCCAGGACGCGAGGTGGTCGCCGGGCGTGGCGAAGACCTGGACGGGGGTACGGCCCGCTGTGGCGCGCCCGTCGGGCCCCGTCACCAGTACGGCGTCGGCGTCGAGCATCACCCCGGCGTCCGAGAGCTGGTCCCCGCGCACCTTCGGCCGGGTGAGCCGTGGGTCCGAGGTGACGGTCAGCTCGACGGTCACCCGGGCGTACCGCTCGGCCAGCCCCGGCACGGGACCCCGGCGCAGATCGGCGCCGTGCAGCCCGGCGCAGGCCGCGCCCGCCGCCGCGCACAGGAGGGCGGTCGCCACCGCCACCCGGCCGGGCCGCCGCCCCCGTACCAGCAGCAGCGCCGCCGCTGCCAGCAGGCAGACAGCCACGCCGGCGCCGGTCCAGCGTCCCGGCGCCCCGATGGCGAGGGCGGCGGCCCCCCACGCCGCCATGGCGGGTGGCAGCAGCCGCAGATCCGCCGGGGCCTCCTGTCGTGGATCGGCGTCGCCGAGCCGTCCGCCGGCCGCCGCATGGACCACGGGCCGCTTCATGGCCGTACGAGCGGCTGAAGGTCGGCGAACCTGCGGTCCCCGATGCCGTTGACCTCAC is from Streptomyces sp. NBC_00370 and encodes:
- the rpsT gene encoding 30S ribosomal protein S20; the encoded protein is MANIKSQIKRNKTNEKARLRNKAVKSSLKTAIRKAREAAAAGDVEQATVAAREASRKLDKAASKGVIHKNAAANKKSAIAARVASLQG
- the holA gene encoding DNA polymerase III subunit delta, whose product is MATRKSSPDDLLAPLTLAVGQEDLLLDRAVQQVVAAARVSDADTDVRDLTPEQLQPGTLAELTSPSLFAERKVVIVRNAQDLPADTIKDVKSYLDNPAEEITLVLLHAGGAKGKGLLDAARKAGAREVACPKTTKPAERLSFVRSEFRALGRSATPEACQSLVDAIGSDLRELASAVSQLASDVEGTVDEAVVARYYTGRAEASSFTVADRAVEGRAADALEALRWSLSTGVAPVLITSALAQGVRAIGKLSSARGGRPADLARELGMPPWKIDRVRQQMRGWTPDGVAAALRAVAAADAGVKGGGDDPEYALEKAVVAIAAAARSGANR
- a CDS encoding YceI family protein, with protein sequence MISRLLGRQTAASQKNNPLSGLSVPQGAGLFTCRVIDPVGEPVRNAEFTLSDQNGRKIVSGETDPFGTIVAMVPIGEYRLAVSAESFSPHRGSVSVAESGQFVGLGDITLQIAPSLPLPAPGEWEIEPAHSRIGFIARHIGLARVHGRFDNFAGAIRIGPTMDQSAMHVVIGAASIDTNVQMRDDHLRSADFLDVANYPTLEFYSDRITHRGGNNWAINGALTLHGVTRTVTLEAQYLGLGNGMEGETRAAIRASTELHREDYTVNWQSMLARGIAVVGSSIRIDLDIQIVPKTGEA
- a CDS encoding ComEC/Rec2 family competence protein, whose protein sequence is MKRPVVHAAAGGRLGDADPRQEAPADLRLLPPAMAAWGAAALAIGAPGRWTGAGVAVCLLAAAALLLVRGRRPGRVAVATALLCAAAGAACAGLHGADLRRGPVPGLAERYARVTVELTVTSDPRLTRPKVRGDQLSDAGVMLDADAVLVTGPDGRATAGRTPVQVFATPGDHLASWQELLPSTRLRVTGRLEPPTDGDVRYAAVLRAEGAGPPAVGGPPTGLQRRAGELRAGLREATDGLPSDARALLPGLVVGDTSRISPELDEAFKATDLAHLTAVSGANLAIVLALLIGPPGLALRAERRGLAARLGIPLRATALLGGVLTLGFVVVCRPEPSVLRAAACGVITLLAIGTGRRRSLLPALAAAVLLLVLYDPWLARGYGFLLSVLATGSLLTIAPRWSAALRRRGVPGRLAEVLAAAGAAQAVCAPVVVVFAARVSLVAVPCNLFAELAVAPATVLGFAALGLAPVAMPVAELLARCAGWPAGWIAAVARAGAGLPGARVDWPDGWPGGALLAVLTALAVYGARYVPRHPWATAGCTVLLLLAVVRPPPLTRIVTGWPPPGWTFAMCDVGQGDATVLAAGDGTAVVVDAGPEPALVDNCLRDLGVTRVPLLLLTHFHADHVTGLPGVLRGRAVGAVETTTFPEPREQSAFVRRTAASARVPVVPVAPGEQRRIGPLAWRVLWPRAGPGPVTGEPNDSSVALLVRIAGGPTLLLPGDLEPAAQQSLLRDNPALPPVDVLKVAHHGSAHQDPGLLRHIHPRLALISSGRHNMYGHPSPRTLAALTTGGAAVLRTDTNGAIAVTGAGRALRAVPRGQDLTVG